The following are encoded together in the Magnetospirillum gryphiswaldense MSR-1 v2 genome:
- a CDS encoding YraN family protein: MSARHNTSGRTGKRAERLAAWWLRLKGYAILAQGQRCGRGTGAGEIDIIARRGGVIAFVEVKARASLDDAAQAISAAQRRRIARAAAAFMAANPRLGECSPRFDAILFAPGKLPCHISDAWRMDA, from the coding sequence TTGAGCGCCCGTCACAACACATCGGGGCGAACCGGCAAACGGGCGGAACGCCTGGCCGCCTGGTGGCTGCGGTTGAAAGGCTATGCCATCCTGGCCCAAGGCCAACGTTGCGGACGCGGCACCGGTGCCGGCGAAATCGACATCATTGCCCGCCGGGGCGGCGTTATCGCCTTCGTCGAGGTCAAGGCCCGCGCCAGCCTGGACGATGCCGCCCAAGCCATCAGCGCGGCGCAGCGCCGCCGTATTGCCCGGGCGGCGGCGGCGTTCATGGCCGCCAACCCGCGTCTTGGCGAGTGCAGCCCACGCTTCGACGCCATTCTTTTTGCCCCCGGCAAGCTGCCTTGCCACATTTCCGACGCATGGCGGATGGATGCTTGA
- a CDS encoding BON domain-containing protein, translating into MTIHRSLALIAMLATAPSLSGCVGMVIGAGATAGVAASEERGLEGAAQDARIRVEINEAWFRHNVDMYSKVTLAISEGRVLLTGTVPTEQVREDAVRLTWQVAGVREVYNELLVSESSGVIDGARDLRIQQEIKSRMLFDKQISNINYTVDVTDGTVYLLGIAQSDTELNRVIGHAREVSAVKNVITYVRLKNDPRRHGG; encoded by the coding sequence GTGACGATCCACCGTTCCCTCGCCCTGATCGCCATGCTGGCCACCGCGCCATCCCTGTCGGGCTGCGTCGGCATGGTCATCGGCGCCGGCGCCACCGCCGGGGTGGCCGCCTCGGAGGAACGCGGCCTGGAAGGCGCCGCCCAGGATGCCCGCATCCGCGTCGAGATCAACGAAGCCTGGTTCCGCCACAACGTCGACATGTATTCCAAGGTCACCCTGGCCATCAGCGAAGGCCGGGTGTTGCTGACCGGTACCGTACCGACCGAGCAGGTGCGCGAGGACGCGGTCCGCCTGACCTGGCAGGTGGCCGGCGTGCGCGAGGTTTATAACGAGCTGCTGGTGAGCGAAAGTTCCGGGGTAATCGACGGCGCCCGCGACCTGCGCATCCAGCAGGAAATCAAAAGCCGCATGCTGTTCGACAAGCAGATCAGCAACATCAACTACACCGTCGACGTTACCGACGGCACCGTTTATCTGCTGGGCATCGCCCAATCCGACACCGAACTCAACCGGGTCATCGGCCATGCGCGCGAGGTTTCGGCGGTCAAGAACGTCATCACTTACGTGCGGCTGAAGAACGACCCGCGGCGTCACGGCGGCTGA
- a CDS encoding transglutaminase-like domain-containing protein, with protein sequence MGVETEILADLSQFTDESVSVLEAALALAALHRPGADMAVARAKVEDLVEQVRRSLPIKPHASQMAAILADTLIHRHRFGPGGDEADGHEVPQLLEHGRAGHDTLAMLWLSVAAAAGLDCEMLAFPMHALIRLADHAGGRVIVECADGRVLDSPSLRVLHKLDAGPSAELDPDFFTPLSARQALLRWRQSLKMHHLRQGRMETALAVVESCLLFAPAKASLWREAGLMRLRLNDLTGAAAALEQFVQREDNALARGRGKQLLAEIRSRMN encoded by the coding sequence ATGGGCGTCGAAACCGAAATCCTGGCCGATCTCAGCCAGTTCACCGATGAGTCCGTTTCGGTGCTGGAGGCGGCCCTGGCCCTGGCCGCCCTGCACCGTCCGGGCGCCGACATGGCCGTGGCGCGGGCCAAGGTCGAGGATCTGGTCGAGCAGGTCCGCCGCAGCTTGCCGATCAAACCCCATGCCAGCCAAATGGCGGCAATCCTCGCCGATACACTGATTCATCGCCATCGTTTCGGTCCCGGCGGCGATGAGGCCGACGGCCACGAAGTGCCGCAATTGCTGGAACATGGGCGGGCCGGCCACGATACCCTCGCCATGCTGTGGCTGAGTGTCGCCGCCGCTGCCGGGCTGGATTGCGAGATGCTGGCCTTTCCCATGCATGCCCTGATCCGTCTGGCCGACCACGCGGGCGGGCGGGTGATCGTCGAATGCGCCGACGGCCGCGTGCTCGATTCCCCCAGTCTGCGCGTGTTGCACAAGCTGGATGCCGGCCCCAGCGCTGAACTCGACCCTGATTTCTTTACCCCGCTCTCCGCCCGCCAGGCTTTGTTGCGCTGGCGGCAAAGCCTGAAAATGCACCATCTGCGCCAAGGCCGCATGGAAACCGCCCTGGCGGTGGTGGAAAGCTGCCTGCTGTTCGCGCCGGCCAAGGCCAGCCTGTGGCGCGAAGCCGGACTGATGCGCCTGCGCCTGAACGACCTGACCGGGGCGGCGGCGGCGCTGGAACAATTCGTCCAGCGCGAGGATAATGCCCTGGCGCGTGGACGCGGCAAGCAATTGCTGGCCGAGATCCGCTCTCGCATGAATTGA
- the gshB gene encoding glutathione synthase yields the protein MSLAVAIQMDPMDSININADSTFVLALEAQRRGHALFHYLPTDLALKNGRVMAWIRPLQVRRELGNHFTLDEPQLVDLATMDVVLMRQDPPFDMAYITATHLLEHIHPATLVVNDPVHVRNAPEKLLVTHFPGLMPPTLITTDRRQIMEFRKEFKDLVIKPLFGNGGAGVFHVKPDDENLNSLLEMFTQLYREPVMVQQYLPAVRQGDKRIILVDGKPAGAVNRVPQAGEARSNLHVGGTAMKAELTARDREICDAIGPTLRARGLVFVGIDVIGTYLTEINVTSPTGIQEINRFDDVRVEAQIWDAIELRRAATAQVPTA from the coding sequence GTGAGCCTTGCCGTAGCGATCCAGATGGACCCCATGGATTCCATCAATATCAATGCCGATTCCACCTTTGTCCTGGCGCTGGAAGCGCAAAGGCGCGGCCACGCTTTGTTTCATTATCTGCCCACCGATCTGGCCTTGAAGAACGGGCGGGTGATGGCCTGGATCAGGCCATTGCAGGTGCGCCGGGAACTGGGCAACCATTTCACCCTGGACGAGCCGCAACTGGTCGATCTGGCCACCATGGACGTGGTGCTGATGCGCCAGGATCCGCCCTTCGACATGGCCTATATCACCGCCACCCATCTGTTGGAGCACATCCACCCGGCGACCTTGGTGGTCAACGACCCGGTACATGTGCGTAACGCCCCCGAGAAATTGCTGGTTACGCACTTTCCCGGTCTGATGCCACCGACCCTGATCACCACCGATCGCCGTCAGATCATGGAGTTCCGTAAGGAATTCAAAGATCTGGTCATCAAGCCACTATTCGGCAACGGTGGCGCCGGGGTGTTCCACGTCAAGCCCGACGACGAGAACCTGAACAGCCTGTTGGAAATGTTCACCCAGCTTTACCGCGAACCGGTGATGGTGCAGCAATATCTGCCGGCGGTGCGCCAGGGCGACAAGCGCATCATCCTGGTGGACGGCAAGCCGGCGGGGGCGGTCAACCGGGTGCCGCAGGCGGGCGAGGCTCGGTCCAACCTGCATGTGGGCGGCACCGCCATGAAGGCGGAACTGACCGCGCGTGACCGCGAGATCTGCGATGCCATCGGCCCGACGCTGCGCGCCCGCGGTCTGGTTTTCGTCGGCATCGACGTCATCGGCACCTACCTGACCGAGATCAACGTCACCTCGCCCACCGGTATTCAAGAGATCAACCGCTTTGACGACGTCCGCGTCGAGGCGCAAATCTGGGACGCCATCGAATTGCGCCGCGCCGCTACCGCCCAGGTTCCAACGGCCTAA
- a CDS encoding ATP-binding protein, whose translation MRFPGYVLELGSLTLWAGLVAASLWHNLALLDVQGREVAFARARMLFSILETTRLWNAYHGGVYAPVTEKSPPNEWLVDPQRDVVINGRAYTKINPAYMTRQVSELMGSQGGLSFRLTSLKPIRPGNAPDPWEEQALQNFERGEKEVLDRVEMGGTDSFRYLGRLLVEDACLQCHANQGYHVGEVRGGISVTIDAVQVLAEINPQKQQTIVLHAFGYLLLAGATLAFLTWLRAGWRQLAQAKTEQEAMVAARTAELRRAVDDLARSNAELETFAYAASHDLQEPLRMIGSYAQLVDKRYGPTLDADGREFLGYMTDGAQRMKRMIDDLLTYSRVSRGEPALQPTELDVVLDAALANLTAALTESGGQIIRPARLPVVLGEAPMLVRLLQNLLGNALKYRAADRAPRVTIEVVAQEGRWLVSVADNGIGIPQAAHERVFHIFQRLHSHASVPGTGVGLAIAKKIVERHGGRLWVEDNHPHGAVFRFTLADAGSGDVSMPQQQSR comes from the coding sequence ATGCGCTTCCCCGGTTATGTGTTGGAATTGGGCTCCCTGACCCTGTGGGCCGGGCTGGTGGCGGCGTCATTGTGGCACAATCTGGCCCTGCTCGACGTCCAGGGCCGGGAAGTGGCCTTCGCCCGTGCCCGCATGCTGTTTTCTATCCTCGAAACCACGCGGTTGTGGAACGCCTATCACGGCGGCGTCTATGCCCCGGTGACGGAAAAGTCGCCGCCCAATGAGTGGTTGGTGGACCCCCAGCGTGACGTCGTCATCAATGGTCGCGCCTACACCAAGATCAATCCCGCCTATATGACCCGGCAGGTGTCGGAACTGATGGGCAGCCAGGGCGGATTGTCGTTCCGTCTGACCAGCCTGAAGCCGATCCGTCCCGGGAATGCCCCCGACCCGTGGGAGGAACAGGCGCTGCAAAATTTCGAGCGGGGGGAAAAGGAAGTCCTGGACCGGGTCGAGATGGGCGGCACCGATTCGTTTCGTTATCTCGGGCGCTTGCTGGTCGAGGACGCCTGTCTGCAATGCCATGCCAATCAGGGCTATCACGTAGGCGAAGTGCGCGGCGGTATCAGCGTCACCATCGATGCCGTCCAGGTGCTGGCCGAGATCAACCCGCAAAAGCAACAAACCATCGTTCTGCACGCCTTCGGTTATCTGCTGCTGGCCGGGGCGACACTGGCGTTTTTGACCTGGCTGCGCGCCGGCTGGCGCCAATTGGCCCAAGCCAAGACGGAACAGGAAGCCATGGTTGCCGCCCGTACGGCGGAATTGCGCCGCGCCGTCGATGATCTGGCCCGGTCCAACGCCGAGTTGGAGACCTTCGCCTATGCGGCGTCGCACGATCTGCAGGAGCCGTTACGTATGATCGGCTCTTACGCCCAATTGGTGGACAAGCGCTATGGTCCGACCCTGGATGCCGACGGACGGGAATTCCTGGGTTACATGACCGACGGCGCCCAGCGCATGAAGCGGATGATCGACGACCTGCTGACCTATTCCCGCGTCAGCCGGGGCGAGCCGGCGTTGCAGCCCACCGAGCTGGATGTGGTGCTGGATGCCGCCCTGGCCAATCTGACCGCTGCTCTCACTGAAAGCGGTGGACAGATCATCCGTCCCGCCCGGCTGCCGGTGGTGCTGGGCGAGGCGCCCATGCTGGTGCGGCTGCTGCAGAATCTATTGGGCAACGCGCTGAAATACCGCGCCGCCGACCGTGCCCCTCGGGTCACCATCGAGGTGGTGGCGCAAGAGGGGCGCTGGCTGGTGTCGGTGGCCGATAACGGTATCGGCATTCCCCAAGCCGCGCACGAGCGGGTTTTTCATATATTCCAACGGCTTCATAGCCACGCCTCGGTCCCCGGCACCGGTGTTGGCTTAGCCATCGCCAAGAAGATCGTCGAACGTCACGGCGGACGTCTGTGGGTCGAGGACAACCACCCCCATGGTGCGGTGTTTCGCTTCACCCTGGCCGACGCCGGGTCTGGGGACGTTTCTATGCCGCAACAGCAATCGCGGTAA
- a CDS encoding YifB family Mg chelatase-like AAA ATPase, with translation MTTHAPTIAFAGIDCLDIDVQVQIANGLPAFTIVGLPDKAVGESRERVRAAFNSLGLSLPPKRITVNLAPADLLKEGSHFDLPIALGLLAAMGVLPADEVAGYVSLGELGLDGSLAPVAGVLPAAIAANAAGKGLICPGSQGSEAAWAGDVEVLAPTGLLALINHFKGTQVLPRPQPMLADDESAPLDLRDIKGQESAKRALEVAAAGGHNLLMIGPPGSGKSMLAARLPGLLPPLEPAEALEVSMIHSIGGHLAEGKLLRRRPFRDPHHSASVPSLVGGGSRAKPGEVSLAHNGVLFLDELPEFQRAALEALRQPLESGRVSVARANAHVVYPSRIQLVAAMNPCRCGYLGDAGLACTKAPKCGAEYQNKISGPLFDRIDLHVEVPAVSPADLSLPPPAEGSAQVAARVAAARALQAERGAELGIRSNALLDGEELEKLAAPDAPGRALLAEATDRMRLSARGYHRVLRVARTLADLQGGGGVSRLHVAEALSYRRLMPGRS, from the coding sequence ATGACCACCCACGCCCCCACAATCGCCTTCGCCGGCATCGACTGCCTCGACATCGACGTCCAGGTGCAGATCGCCAACGGCCTGCCGGCCTTCACCATCGTCGGCCTGCCCGACAAGGCGGTGGGGGAAAGCCGCGAGCGGGTGCGCGCCGCCTTCAACTCCCTCGGCCTGTCGCTGCCACCGAAACGAATCACCGTCAACCTCGCCCCCGCCGATTTGTTGAAGGAGGGCAGTCATTTCGACCTGCCCATCGCCCTTGGCCTGTTGGCGGCCATGGGGGTGCTGCCGGCGGATGAAGTGGCCGGCTATGTCAGTTTGGGCGAATTGGGTCTGGACGGGTCACTGGCCCCGGTGGCCGGAGTGCTGCCGGCGGCCATCGCCGCCAATGCCGCCGGCAAGGGTCTGATCTGCCCCGGCAGCCAGGGATCGGAAGCGGCCTGGGCCGGCGATGTCGAGGTGCTGGCCCCGACCGGTCTGCTGGCCTTGATCAATCATTTCAAGGGCACCCAGGTTTTGCCCCGGCCCCAGCCCATGCTGGCCGACGATGAGTCCGCCCCCCTCGACCTCAGGGACATCAAGGGCCAGGAATCGGCCAAGCGCGCCCTGGAGGTCGCCGCCGCCGGCGGTCACAACCTGTTGATGATCGGGCCACCAGGATCGGGGAAATCCATGCTGGCCGCCCGCCTGCCCGGATTGCTGCCACCGCTGGAACCAGCCGAGGCGCTGGAAGTCAGCATGATCCATTCCATCGGCGGCCACTTGGCCGAGGGCAAGCTGCTGCGCCGCCGCCCGTTCCGCGACCCCCATCATTCCGCCTCGGTCCCGTCTTTGGTCGGCGGCGGCTCACGGGCCAAGCCGGGAGAGGTGTCGCTGGCCCATAACGGCGTGTTGTTCCTGGACGAATTGCCGGAATTCCAGCGCGCCGCCCTGGAAGCCCTGCGTCAGCCGCTGGAATCGGGTCGGGTCAGCGTGGCGCGGGCCAACGCCCACGTGGTCTATCCCTCGCGCATCCAATTAGTGGCGGCCATGAACCCGTGCCGCTGCGGCTATCTGGGCGACGCTGGTCTGGCCTGCACCAAGGCGCCCAAATGCGGGGCCGAGTACCAGAACAAGATTTCCGGGCCGCTGTTCGACCGCATCGACCTGCACGTCGAGGTGCCTGCCGTCAGTCCCGCCGATCTGTCGCTGCCGCCACCGGCGGAAGGATCGGCCCAGGTGGCCGCCCGCGTCGCCGCCGCCCGCGCCCTCCAAGCCGAACGGGGGGCGGAACTGGGCATCCGCAGCAATGCCTTGCTCGATGGCGAGGAGTTGGAAAAGCTGGCCGCCCCCGACGCCCCCGGCCGTGCCCTGTTGGCCGAGGCGACCGACCGCATGCGTCTGTCGGCACGCGGCTATCACCGGGTGCTACGGGTGGCCCGCACCCTGGCCGATCTGCAAGGCGGCGGCGGTGTCAGCCGCCTGCACGTGGCCGAAGCCCTGTCATACCGCCGGCTGATGCCGGGGCGGTCATAG
- a CDS encoding IS630 family transposase (programmed frameshift): MTWRSGQSYSQDLRDRVLAAVDSGMSAYEVAPLFRVSVSYIYKAQGRRRATGETTVKPRPGRPGQKLAAHLEALQAQIKVEPDATLAELRAWVLAELGVSISVGGLWNTLERLDLSPEKKSAHAAEQERPDVAEGRIAWRAEQPALDPTRLVFLDETGASTNMTRRYGRAPRGQRLLAAVPHGHWKMTTFVGALRHDGISAPFVIDKAMNGAIFLAYVEQVLAPTLRPGDIVVMDNLPAHKVAGVKQLIEARGATLRYLPPYSPDLNPIELAFAKLKSLLRKAQARTINTLWDVIGKLIDLFPPEECANFFAHDGYGRSM; this comes from the exons ATGACGTGGCGCTCAGGGCAGTCCTATTCTCAGGACTTGCGCGATAGAGTTTTGGCGGCTGTGGACAGCGGCATGAGCGCCTACGAGGTGGCGCCGCTGTTCCGGGTGAGCGTTTCGTACATCTACAAGGCCCAAGGCCGCCGCCGGGCCACCGGCGAGACGACGGTGAAGCCACGGCCTGGGCGGCCAGGACAGAAGCTGGCGGCTCACCTTGAGGCGTTGCAGGCGCAGATCAAGGTCGAGCCCGATGCCACGCTGGCTGAGTTGCGCGCCTGGGTTCTGGCCGAATTGGGCGTGTCGATCAGCGTCGGCGGCCTGTGGAACACGCTTGAGCGGCTCGACCTCAGTC CTGAAAAAAAGAGTGCGCATGCTGCCGAGCAGGAACGTCCCGACGTAGCCGAAGGACGCATCGCCTGGCGAGCCGAGCAGCCGGCGCTGGACCCAACCCGCTTGGTCTTCCTTGATGAAACCGGGGCATCGACCAACATGACCCGGCGCTACGGACGGGCGCCGCGCGGTCAGCGGCTGCTGGCTGCGGTGCCGCACGGTCATTGGAAAATGACCACCTTCGTCGGGGCGCTCCGGCATGACGGAATCTCCGCCCCCTTCGTCATCGACAAGGCGATGAATGGCGCGATCTTCCTGGCCTATGTCGAGCAGGTCCTGGCTCCGACCTTGCGGCCCGGCGACATCGTCGTAATGGACAATCTGCCCGCCCACAAGGTGGCAGGGGTCAAGCAACTCATCGAAGCCCGAGGGGCCACCCTGCGGTATCTGCCGCCCTACTCCCCAGACCTCAATCCCATCGAGCTCGCCTTCGCCAAGCTCAAGAGCCTGCTGCGAAAGGCGCAAGCCCGCACCATCAACACCTTATGGGACGTGATCGGAAAACTCATCGACCTGTTTCCGCCCGAGGAATGCGCCAATTTCTTCGCCCACGACGGATATGGACGCTCGATGTGA
- the xth gene encoding exodeoxyribonuclease III, which yields MRVVTWNINSIRLRFDLLRQVVERLTPDVICLQEIKVVDELFPADECRSLGFPHIAFHGMKGYNGVAILSKRPIRETMTPSWCGRDDRRHLVAKLDEAEIHCLYVPAGGDIPDPQQNDKFAHKLDFLRQVTDWYAGTYKPGDRVILTGDLNVAPLETDVWSHKQLLKVVSHTPIEVDLLDRMQASLGWVDAMRRFIPPSERLYTWWSYRSPDWEKNDRGRRLDHVWVTPALGDTLRSVEVLRECRSWTQPSDHVPVLVELDI from the coding sequence GTGCGTGTCGTCACCTGGAATATCAATTCCATCCGCCTGCGCTTTGACTTGTTGCGCCAGGTGGTGGAGCGCTTGACTCCCGACGTGATCTGTCTGCAGGAAATCAAGGTGGTGGACGAGCTGTTTCCCGCCGATGAATGCCGGAGCTTAGGCTTTCCCCACATCGCCTTCCACGGCATGAAGGGCTATAATGGCGTCGCCATCCTGTCCAAGCGACCAATCCGCGAAACCATGACGCCGTCGTGGTGTGGGCGCGACGACCGCCGCCATCTGGTGGCCAAGCTGGACGAGGCGGAAATCCACTGCTTGTACGTTCCCGCCGGCGGCGATATCCCCGATCCTCAGCAAAACGACAAATTCGCCCACAAGCTGGATTTCCTGCGCCAAGTCACCGACTGGTACGCAGGCACCTACAAGCCCGGCGATCGGGTGATCCTGACCGGCGACCTCAACGTCGCCCCCTTGGAAACCGACGTGTGGTCGCACAAGCAATTGCTGAAGGTGGTCAGTCATACCCCCATCGAGGTGGATTTGCTGGACCGCATGCAAGCCAGCCTGGGCTGGGTCGATGCCATGCGCCGTTTCATTCCGCCATCGGAACGCCTGTATACGTGGTGGAGCTATCGTTCGCCCGATTGGGAAAAGAACGACCGCGGTCGCCGGCTTGACCATGTATGGGTCACTCCGGCCCTGGGCGACACCTTGCGGTCGGTCGAGGTGCTGCGTGAGTGCCGGTCGTGGACCCAGCCCTCCGACCATGTGCCAGTGCTGGTGGAGCTGGATATCTAG
- a CDS encoding LolA family protein, which translates to MLFNRRFLLTLLTLLALLPLALPAQAAGPRKPLTDQDKADVVRAEAYMNGITTLKARFQQFAPNGNVSEGTAYFWRPGRMRLQYDPPSPILVVADGDFLIVHDQELGEPSYIPLGSTPAGVLVRENVQLNGKDLAVSRVTRAPGVLNISVVESDDPAQGEITLVFTEQPFALRQWRVLDAQGSITTVSLYETQSGMTLDRKLFQFSDPKFTKPKLNDG; encoded by the coding sequence GTGTTGTTCAATCGCCGCTTTCTGCTGACCCTGCTGACCCTGCTGGCGCTGTTGCCTCTGGCCCTGCCGGCCCAGGCCGCCGGCCCGCGCAAGCCGCTGACCGATCAGGACAAGGCTGATGTCGTCCGGGCCGAGGCCTATATGAACGGCATCACCACCTTGAAGGCGCGGTTCCAGCAATTCGCCCCCAATGGCAATGTATCGGAAGGCACCGCCTATTTCTGGCGTCCGGGGCGCATGCGTTTGCAGTACGACCCGCCGTCGCCGATCCTGGTGGTGGCCGATGGCGATTTTCTCATCGTCCATGACCAGGAACTGGGTGAACCCAGCTATATCCCGTTGGGATCGACCCCGGCAGGCGTGCTGGTGCGTGAAAATGTGCAGTTGAACGGTAAGGATCTGGCGGTGTCACGGGTGACACGGGCGCCGGGTGTGTTGAACATTTCGGTGGTGGAAAGTGATGATCCGGCCCAGGGCGAGATCACCTTGGTGTTCACCGAACAGCCTTTTGCCCTCAGGCAATGGCGGGTTTTGGACGCGCAAGGCAGCATCACCACCGTCTCTTTGTACGAGACTCAAAGCGGTATGACCCTGGATCGCAAGCTGTTCCAATTCAGCGATCCCAAGTTCACCAAACCCAAGCTGAACGACGGCTGA
- a CDS encoding FtsK/SpoIIIE family DNA translocase — MAAAKKGAPKSSFLPKGTVPAMRRLVARLGGLALTVLAILAGTALMTADPRDPSFNTAVDGPVTNALGPLGATLADLLDQVFGLGGWLVVLIPAAWGMRVLVRAQAPRLWGLRIALLPLVVVVWAVALAALPLPHLSGVAVGPGGALGKVIVAAFVAPHVPPHMLWAVGSACLGVAFFASIFALGLSPADWAGLGLAGKKSLRAAASLRPNPDSARREPAVMVTSRSPLARRTMVEDDEDEDEDGDAFIPAPADDDDNDALERMPQHGALVQPKRPPPAAGKREKAARQGMLDLGGPVGPGYEVPPLTLLSPTPEQNRTHLSQDSLAQNAKMLESVLEDFGVNGKVVKVRPGPVVTLYELEPAPGTKTSRVIGLADDIARSMSALSVRIATIPGRSVIGIELPNSRREVVYLRELLAAQQFEKAGAKLTLVLGKDISGSPVMVDLARMPHLLIAGTTGSGKSVAVNTMILSLLYRLTPEECRLIMIDPKMLELSVYDGIPHLLAPVVTEPGKAVVALKWAVREMEDRYRAMSQLGVRNIAGYNQRLAEARDRGEQLTRTVQTGFDADTGKPIYEEQLLELRALPFIVVIVDEMADLMLVAGKDIEAAVQRLAQMARAAGIHLIMATQRPSVDVITGTIKANFPTRISFQVTSKIDSRTILGEQGAEQLLGQGDMLYMAAGGRITRVHGPFVSDQEVEQVVDHLRAQGEPSYIEAVTEEEDGEFGGGPGGSGGGSGDDLYDQAVALVAREGKASTSFVQRHLQIGYNRAARLIERMETEGVVGKPNHVGKREILVRQTRDDF, encoded by the coding sequence ATGGCCGCGGCCAAAAAAGGGGCACCGAAAAGCAGCTTTCTGCCCAAGGGTACCGTGCCGGCCATGCGCCGGCTGGTGGCCCGTCTGGGGGGCTTGGCGCTGACCGTGCTGGCCATTCTGGCCGGTACTGCCCTGATGACCGCCGATCCGCGCGATCCATCCTTCAACACCGCCGTCGACGGTCCGGTCACCAATGCCCTGGGGCCGTTGGGGGCCACCTTGGCCGATCTGCTGGATCAGGTGTTCGGCCTGGGCGGCTGGCTGGTGGTGTTGATTCCCGCCGCCTGGGGCATGCGGGTGCTGGTTCGGGCCCAGGCGCCAAGGCTGTGGGGACTGCGCATCGCCTTGTTGCCGCTGGTGGTGGTGGTGTGGGCGGTGGCTCTGGCCGCCCTGCCGTTGCCGCATCTGTCCGGTGTTGCCGTCGGGCCGGGCGGCGCCTTGGGCAAGGTGATCGTCGCCGCCTTCGTCGCCCCCCATGTTCCGCCGCATATGCTGTGGGCGGTGGGCAGTGCCTGTTTGGGCGTGGCTTTTTTCGCCAGTATCTTCGCTTTGGGCCTGTCGCCCGCCGATTGGGCCGGGCTGGGTTTGGCCGGCAAGAAGTCGTTGCGGGCGGCGGCTTCGTTGCGCCCCAATCCGGATTCGGCCCGGCGCGAACCGGCGGTGATGGTGACCAGCCGCTCGCCCCTGGCCCGGCGGACAATGGTCGAGGACGATGAGGATGAGGATGAAGACGGTGACGCCTTCATCCCCGCTCCCGCCGACGACGATGATAACGATGCGCTGGAGCGCATGCCCCAGCATGGCGCCCTGGTCCAGCCCAAGCGTCCGCCACCGGCGGCGGGCAAGCGGGAAAAGGCGGCGCGTCAGGGCATGCTGGATTTGGGCGGGCCGGTGGGGCCGGGATATGAAGTACCGCCCTTGACCCTGCTGTCCCCGACGCCGGAGCAGAACCGTACCCATCTGTCTCAGGATTCCCTGGCGCAGAATGCCAAGATGCTGGAAAGCGTGCTCGAGGATTTCGGCGTCAACGGCAAGGTGGTCAAGGTCCGTCCCGGTCCGGTGGTGACGCTGTATGAATTGGAGCCGGCGCCGGGCACCAAGACCAGCCGGGTCATCGGTCTGGCCGACGACATCGCACGATCCATGAGCGCGCTGTCCGTGCGCATCGCCACCATTCCCGGTCGTTCGGTCATCGGCATCGAGCTGCCCAATTCGCGGCGTGAAGTGGTTTATTTGCGCGAGTTGCTGGCCGCCCAGCAATTCGAGAAGGCTGGGGCCAAGCTGACCCTGGTCCTGGGCAAGGATATCAGCGGCAGCCCGGTCATGGTCGACCTCGCCCGCATGCCGCATCTTTTGATCGCCGGCACCACCGGTTCGGGCAAGTCGGTGGCGGTCAACACCATGATCCTGTCGCTTTTGTACCGGCTGACGCCGGAAGAATGCCGCCTGATCATGATCGATCCCAAGATGCTGGAATTGTCGGTCTATGACGGCATCCCCCATCTGCTGGCCCCGGTGGTGACCGAGCCGGGCAAGGCGGTGGTGGCGCTGAAATGGGCCGTACGCGAGATGGAAGACCGCTATCGCGCCATGAGCCAATTGGGCGTGCGCAATATCGCCGGCTATAACCAGCGGCTGGCCGAAGCGCGCGACCGCGGCGAACAATTGACCCGCACGGTGCAGACCGGTTTCGACGCCGATACCGGCAAGCCCATCTATGAAGAACAATTACTCGAGCTCAGGGCGCTGCCTTTCATCGTCGTCATCGTCGATGAAATGGCCGATCTGATGCTGGTGGCCGGCAAGGACATCGAGGCGGCGGTGCAGCGTCTGGCGCAGATGGCCCGCGCCGCCGGTATCCATCTGATCATGGCGACGCAACGCCCGTCGGTGGATGTGATCACCGGCACCATCAAGGCCAATTTCCCCACCCGCATCTCCTTCCAGGTCACCAGCAAGATCGATTCGCGCACCATCCTGGGCGAGCAGGGGGCGGAACAATTGCTGGGTCAGGGCGACATGTTGTACATGGCCGCTGGTGGGCGCATCACCCGTGTCCACGGGCCCTTCGTCTCGGATCAGGAAGTGGAACAGGTGGTCGATCATCTGCGGGCCCAGGGTGAGCCGTCCTATATCGAGGCGGTGACCGAGGAAGAAGATGGCGAGTTCGGCGGTGGTCCAGGTGGTTCCGGCGGTGGTTCCGGCGACGATCTGTACGATCAGGCGGTGGCCTTGGTGGCGCGTGAGGGCAAGGCCTCGACCTCGTTCGTGCAGCGCCATCTGCAAATCGGTTATAACCGCGCCGCCCGTCTGATCGAGCGGATGGAGACCGAAGGCGTGGTCGGCAAGCCCAATCACGTGGGCAAGCGCGAGATTTTGGTGCGCCAGACCCGCGATGATTTCTAA